From a single Candidatus Delongbacteria bacterium genomic region:
- a CDS encoding lamin tail domain-containing protein: MRASFSLALLLCLAGLAPAQIASHVVIDEVFYDGEVSGDLDEFVELYNPTAAAVDLSGWYFGDEETSGGGEYYGQLPAGTVLGAGQRLVIAKDAATFTTVFGFAPDLVAAFALGNTGDELILSTGPYTGIVDAVAWEGGSFPGVVSFGSTPSGSSMARQPSGSDSDDCPADFVVQAPTPQSDGGTQPPTTGAVSVYFNRTVNTAVASWQPANGNANFYTPALALINGSQHSLDVCLYSLTDSQIGNAILAAHSRGVVVRVITEADYHSGSVLSSLESAGIPVIDDEFGLNDGTGLMHNKILIADARAGAPAGQAVLSSGSWNYNAGGLNNDANNLMVIQSDALAAIYTAEFDEMWGSSGDTPNASLSRFGSRKTNNTSHSAQVDSIAVQSFFSPSDAVMSNIASLLASADHEIQFCAFSFTRIDVADAMRARHQAGVLVEGVFDADQIDVYSQYNNMTGTGSSPWSPPAPVILDNLGGLLHHKYILIDANHPDSDPVVIMGSTNYSTAANTVNDENLLVLHDANLANQYYQEFVARYGSVQVVPTAIHEIQYTTDPSGDSPLAGQSVMIEGTVVAAALAGNAWVVQDAAGAWNGVHVYAPGQSAQIGDRVSVTGTVSEYFGLTEITSVSAFGVIGTAALPEPVEIDCATAALEDWESVLVRVPSVTVSQTDLGFGEWEVMDSGASLVVDDLNFAHTPSVGESFGAIIGTMHWSFDLPKLEPRSLADLIPPLQSVTDLQITHSGSFLSLSWSAVPQALAYQVHRLSDPAQPLSPATLVATVTGTGHAELLPAAPSLALYRVVVVGP, from the coding sequence ATGCGCGCGTCCTTTTCCCTTGCTCTGCTGCTGTGCCTGGCCGGTCTGGCCCCGGCCCAGATCGCGTCCCACGTTGTCATCGATGAAGTGTTCTACGATGGCGAAGTCAGCGGCGACCTGGATGAATTCGTCGAACTCTACAATCCCACGGCGGCCGCGGTCGATCTGTCCGGCTGGTACTTCGGCGATGAGGAAACATCCGGCGGTGGCGAGTATTACGGCCAGTTGCCCGCCGGGACCGTGCTCGGGGCGGGCCAGCGACTGGTCATCGCCAAGGACGCCGCCACCTTCACCACGGTCTTCGGATTCGCTCCCGATCTGGTGGCCGCTTTCGCCCTGGGCAATACGGGCGACGAGCTGATCCTGAGCACGGGCCCATACACTGGCATCGTCGATGCGGTGGCCTGGGAGGGGGGCTCCTTTCCCGGCGTGGTGTCCTTTGGATCCACGCCTTCGGGTTCCTCGATGGCCCGCCAGCCCAGCGGCAGCGACAGCGACGACTGTCCCGCGGATTTCGTGGTGCAGGCGCCCACTCCTCAATCCGACGGAGGCACACAGCCGCCCACGACCGGGGCCGTGAGCGTGTACTTCAATCGCACGGTCAATACCGCCGTGGCCAGCTGGCAGCCCGCGAACGGCAACGCCAACTTCTACACCCCGGCTCTTGCGCTGATCAACGGGAGCCAGCACTCGCTGGACGTGTGTCTCTATTCGCTGACCGACAGCCAGATCGGCAACGCGATCCTGGCCGCTCATTCACGGGGAGTGGTCGTGCGCGTGATCACCGAGGCGGACTATCACAGCGGCAGTGTGTTGAGCTCGCTGGAGAGCGCGGGCATTCCGGTGATCGACGACGAATTCGGTCTCAATGACGGCACGGGCCTGATGCACAACAAGATTCTGATCGCGGACGCCCGGGCCGGCGCTCCGGCGGGCCAGGCCGTGCTCAGCTCCGGTTCCTGGAATTACAATGCCGGTGGTCTGAACAACGACGCCAACAATCTGATGGTGATCCAGTCCGATGCGCTGGCCGCGATCTACACCGCGGAATTCGACGAGATGTGGGGGTCCAGCGGCGACACACCCAATGCCAGCCTCAGCCGGTTTGGCTCACGCAAGACCAACAACACCTCGCACAGCGCCCAGGTGGACAGCATTGCGGTGCAGAGTTTCTTCTCGCCCAGCGATGCGGTCATGAGCAACATCGCCAGCCTGCTGGCCAGCGCCGACCATGAGATCCAGTTCTGCGCCTTTTCCTTCACCCGGATCGACGTGGCCGACGCGATGCGCGCCCGGCATCAGGCCGGCGTGCTGGTCGAGGGAGTCTTTGATGCCGACCAGATCGACGTGTACTCACAATACAACAACATGACCGGCACGGGCAGCAGTCCCTGGAGCCCGCCCGCCCCCGTGATCCTTGACAATCTGGGCGGCCTGCTGCATCACAAGTACATCCTGATCGATGCCAATCATCCCGACAGCGATCCGGTGGTGATCATGGGCAGCACGAATTACAGCACGGCGGCCAACACGGTCAACGACGAGAACCTGCTGGTGCTGCACGACGCCAATCTGGCCAACCAGTACTATCAGGAATTCGTGGCCCGTTATGGATCGGTGCAGGTCGTGCCCACCGCGATCCATGAGATCCAGTACACCACGGATCCCTCGGGGGATTCGCCCTTGGCGGGGCAAAGCGTGATGATCGAGGGCACGGTGGTGGCGGCGGCCCTGGCGGGCAATGCCTGGGTGGTTCAGGATGCTGCCGGAGCCTGGAATGGCGTGCATGTCTACGCTCCGGGGCAGAGTGCCCAGATCGGCGATCGTGTGAGCGTGACGGGCACGGTCAGCGAGTACTTCGGGCTCACGGAAATCACCTCCGTGAGCGCCTTCGGTGTGATCGGCACGGCAGCTCTTCCCGAACCGGTCGAGATCGATTGTGCCACGGCCGCGCTCGAGGACTGGGAAAGTGTGCTGGTGCGGGTCCCGTCGGTCACCGTCAGTCAGACCGACCTGGGCTTCGGTGAGTGGGAAGTGATGGACAGTGGCGCCAGCCTGGTGGTGGATGATCTCAACTTCGCCCATACCCCTTCGGTCGGCGAATCCTTTGGCGCGATCATCGGCACCATGCACTGGAGTTTCGACCTGCCCAAACTTGAGCCGCGCAGCCTGGCCGACCTGATTCCGCCCCTGCAGTCGGTCACGGACCTGCAGATCACTCATTCTGGCAGCTTTCTCAGCCTGAGCTGGTCGGCCGTTCCCCAGGCACTGGCCTATCAGGTTCATCGCCTGAGCGATCCGGCTCAGCCCCTGTCGCCGGCCACCCTGGTCGCCACCGTCACGGGCACCGGTCATGCGGAACTGCTGCCGGCCGCCCCTTCGCTGGCGCTCTACCGGGTGGTCGTGGTCGGTCCCTGA
- a CDS encoding NRDE family protein has protein sequence MCTIFLATDPHPDWSLLLLGNRDEFHARPSQDCGWWPDTPGLLAGRDLQRGGIWLGVTRRGRWCATTNVRRPSAHEPPANAPSRGKLGLEFLARSQRLHDWLDRLAESAGSFPGYNLLLGEGASGYWVSNRLPLVSAAGQSICRRLDPGIHGLSNGTLNEDWPKVREGRLRLKQLLLQQARPEEDALLDLLLDQRTWPDAQLPDTGVGPELERRLSALFIRGREYGTRASTLLIREHSGRWILRERRWAPEGVPAGDSRFEFMEESQETRT, from the coding sequence ATGTGCACCATTTTTCTCGCCACGGATCCACACCCCGACTGGAGCCTGCTGCTGCTGGGCAACCGGGACGAGTTCCATGCCCGGCCCAGCCAGGACTGCGGCTGGTGGCCCGACACACCCGGACTGCTGGCCGGACGGGATCTGCAGCGGGGAGGCATCTGGCTGGGTGTGACCCGTCGCGGCCGATGGTGCGCCACGACCAATGTGCGCCGTCCGAGCGCACACGAACCGCCCGCGAACGCCCCCAGTCGCGGCAAACTGGGCCTGGAGTTTCTGGCACGCTCCCAGCGTCTGCACGACTGGCTGGATCGCCTGGCCGAGAGTGCGGGCTCATTTCCCGGATACAATCTTCTGTTGGGCGAAGGGGCTTCGGGGTACTGGGTCAGCAACCGGTTGCCGCTGGTGTCCGCGGCCGGGCAGTCGATCTGCCGCCGCCTGGACCCGGGCATCCATGGTCTGAGCAATGGCACCCTCAATGAAGACTGGCCCAAGGTGCGCGAGGGTCGCCTGCGCCTGAAGCAGCTGTTGCTGCAACAGGCCAGACCCGAAGAAGATGCCCTGCTGGACCTGCTGCTTGACCAGCGCACCTGGCCCGACGCTCAATTGCCCGACACGGGAGTGGGCCCGGAACTGGAGCGCCGCCTCTCGGCCCTGTTCATCCGGGGCCGCGAGTACGGCACGCGCGCCAGCACCTTGCTGATCCGCGAACACAGCGGCCGCTGGATCCTGCGCGAACGCCGCTGGGCTCCCGAAGGGGTTCCCGCGGGCGACAGTCGCTTCGAATTCATGGAAGAAAGCCAGGAAACGCGCACGTGA
- a CDS encoding tetratricopeptide repeat protein — protein MKSATQFKGPAAARVTIPSGSGMGRRRALVLVGIHLAIGAHILHWKLTGSTLSPLEPSEAIAFSRDGLINAGTLLLLLAILVTALFGRFFCGWSCHLLAIQDGSRWLLARLGLQPRPLESRVLRWVPMLAFVYMFLWPLLARLLQTREVSGRLELMTPTFWATFPGWTLGILTFVLCGALIVWFLGAKGFCTYACPYGAAFTVVDKVSPLRIRVNSSCAGCALCTSVCTSGVNVSREVHTHGMVVSSGCMKTLDCVAACPNKALRLGWGLPALGRAAARTRDRRTRGLIWIEEGMLLLLALASFLALRGLYGKVSFLLALGVAVMVAFLGLSVYRLFREHQFRVQSWELRRDGELTGGGRVFLGMAAIVMLFVAHSGWIQWESWRAISALDRASLLEGEAGDTQLEIASQHARLAVSYGVAPDHRMQILLARVAQRRQDPGAAEMHYRLALRAEPRSHALQVELGEFLVAHGQVKEGWTLVEEGLKGAPGLERARQSLGLHWLETGRSTEAARLFAEGERMDPGDPAWPAHHGNALLLSGDPERAELAWQRALDLQPGYRPALRRLAELRCQQGRFPEGLSMIDELLADSPKDAELQLLAARAAWAGGQRERARLHLDLAQRFGANAAGVNELQGLLTQDP, from the coding sequence GTGAAGTCTGCCACACAGTTCAAGGGACCGGCCGCCGCGCGTGTCACGATTCCCTCCGGCTCCGGTATGGGTCGCCGTCGTGCGCTGGTCCTGGTGGGCATTCATCTGGCGATTGGCGCACACATCCTGCACTGGAAACTGACGGGAAGCACCCTCAGCCCCCTGGAACCCTCCGAGGCGATCGCCTTCTCGCGGGACGGGCTGATCAATGCGGGCACTCTGCTCCTGCTGCTGGCGATTCTGGTCACCGCGCTCTTCGGGCGCTTCTTCTGCGGCTGGAGCTGCCATCTGCTGGCCATCCAGGACGGCTCGCGCTGGCTGCTGGCGCGCCTGGGGCTTCAGCCCCGCCCGCTTGAATCACGCGTGCTGCGCTGGGTGCCCATGCTGGCCTTCGTCTACATGTTCCTCTGGCCGCTGCTGGCGCGCCTGCTGCAGACACGCGAGGTTTCCGGCCGTCTGGAGCTGATGACACCCACCTTCTGGGCCACCTTTCCCGGCTGGACCCTGGGCATTCTGACCTTCGTGCTCTGCGGGGCCCTGATCGTCTGGTTTCTGGGCGCCAAGGGTTTCTGCACCTACGCCTGCCCTTATGGCGCCGCCTTCACCGTGGTGGACAAGGTCTCGCCCCTGCGGATCCGGGTCAATTCCTCCTGCGCGGGCTGTGCGCTGTGCACGAGCGTCTGCACCTCGGGTGTCAACGTGAGCCGCGAGGTGCACACTCACGGCATGGTGGTCAGCAGCGGTTGCATGAAGACGCTGGACTGCGTGGCGGCCTGCCCCAACAAGGCCCTGCGCCTGGGCTGGGGACTGCCCGCCCTGGGTCGCGCGGCGGCACGCACGCGTGATCGGCGCACACGCGGTCTGATCTGGATCGAAGAAGGAATGCTGTTGCTGCTGGCGCTGGCCTCCTTCCTGGCCCTGCGCGGTCTCTACGGCAAGGTCTCGTTTCTGCTGGCTCTGGGAGTCGCGGTGATGGTGGCCTTCCTGGGGCTCAGCGTCTACCGGCTGTTCCGGGAACACCAGTTCCGCGTGCAATCCTGGGAGCTGCGCCGGGACGGAGAGCTCACCGGAGGGGGCAGAGTCTTTCTGGGAATGGCGGCGATCGTCATGCTCTTCGTGGCGCATTCTGGATGGATCCAGTGGGAAAGCTGGCGTGCGATCAGCGCTCTCGATCGGGCCAGCCTGCTGGAAGGTGAGGCCGGTGACACACAACTGGAGATCGCCAGCCAGCATGCCCGACTGGCCGTGTCGTACGGAGTGGCGCCGGACCACCGTATGCAGATCCTGCTGGCCCGCGTCGCCCAGCGCAGGCAGGATCCCGGCGCTGCCGAAATGCATTACCGGCTGGCCCTGAGGGCCGAACCGCGCAGCCATGCGCTGCAGGTGGAGCTGGGGGAATTTCTGGTGGCCCACGGGCAGGTCAAGGAAGGCTGGACACTGGTCGAAGAAGGCCTGAAGGGCGCCCCGGGACTGGAACGCGCGCGCCAGAGCCTGGGCCTGCACTGGCTGGAGACGGGGCGCAGCACCGAAGCGGCCAGACTCTTTGCCGAGGGCGAAAGAATGGACCCGGGTGATCCCGCCTGGCCCGCGCATCACGGCAATGCCCTGCTGCTCAGCGGCGATCCGGAGCGGGCCGAACTGGCCTGGCAACGGGCGCTGGACCTCCAGCCAGGATACCGGCCCGCCCTGCGCCGACTGGCTGAATTGCGCTGCCAGCAGGGTCGTTTTCCCGAAGGCCTGTCCATGATCGACGAGCTGCTCGCGGACTCCCCCAAGGACGCGGAGCTGCAGCTGCTGGCCGCCCGAGCCGCCTGGGCCGGAGGCCAGCGCGAGCGCGCGCGCCTGCACCTGGACCTGGCCCAGCGTTTCGGCGCCAACGCGGCGGGTGTCAACGAACTCCAGGGCCTGTTGACCCAGGACCCCTGA